In Pseudochaenichthys georgianus chromosome 6, fPseGeo1.2, whole genome shotgun sequence, a single window of DNA contains:
- the hgfb gene encoding hepatocyte growth factor codes for MWIYKLMFGLFVISCSEGRRNALQDYQKTDGLRLVVESPDSSHLTKSKKISMAKCAKACSRNKRLPFSCRAFLYDHKNRKCQWLPFDKNSPGVQSQQDFNYQLYQKKDYVRECIVGTGQSYRGRRLVTVSGILCQAWASPIPHEHKFMSKKFRTKDLRENLCRNPDNSTVGPWCFTTDPSPHLRHQECGIPQCSQVECIHCNGEDYRGPMDHTESGKECQRWDLDDPHKHLHHPKRYPDKGLDDNYCRNPDGRHRPWCFTTDPNTPWEYCNIKVCETTPTSDVVETTECYQGRGEGYRGTVDVLPTGLICQRWDSQYPHNHTFIPQAYPCKDLRENYCRNPDGREFPWCFTTDPRVRTMFCTNIPQCGTRNKPGSDCYEGFGENYQEEQSRTRSNLPCTPWRVNSGERGMLTAGLEGNYCRNPDKDKHGPWCYTNNSAIPWDYCNVKPCDASQNTIPLGELSSVGCFVHKTTRIVGGGPVGISDGSWMVSIQRGSQHWCGGSLIREEWVLTDRHCFSSCVPDLSEYRVWLGVSDLQDGAPDWSRRQEVSIAHVICGPEGSSLALIRLSKPALPADNVHTLQLPVAGCSIPEGKICKMYGWGETKGTGHDDVLKAVDLPIVSNVRCREMHRGNLHITNTKICAGGRRNEGVCERDYGGPLVCQDGEIRVIVGVSVHGRGCARANQPGIFINVPFYTQWIYKVFKHYPNPETQ; via the exons ATGTGGATTTACAAGCTCATGTTCGGACTCTTCGTCATTTCTTGTTCTG AGGGCAGAAGAAACGCTCTCCAGGACTACCAGAAGACAGATGGTTTGCGACTGGTTGTCGAGTCTCCGGATTCCTCCCACCTGACCAAAAGCAAGAAAATAAGCATGGCAAAGTGTGCCAAAGCCTGTAGCCGTAACAAAAGATTACCTTTCAGCTGCAG AGCGTTCCTCTATGATCATAAAAACAGGAAATGCCAGTGGCTGCCGTTCGACAAGAACTCACCAGGAGTTCAGAGCCAACAGGACTTCAACTACCAACTGTATCAAAAGAAAG ACTATGTGAGGGAGTGCATTGTGGGTACAGGTCAGAGCTACAGGGGACGGAGGTTGGTGACAGTGAGTGGGATCCTGTGCCAAGCCTGGGCCTCTCCTATTCCTCATGAACACAA ATTCATGTCTAAGAAATTCAGGACGAAGGACCTCAGGGAAAACCTCTGTCGCAACCCAGACAACTCCACCGTTGGACCATGGTGCTTTACCACTGACCCCAGCCCACACCTCAGACACCAGGAGTGTGGCATACCACAGTGTTCACAgg ttgaatgTATTCACTGTAATGGGGAAGATTACAGAGGACCCATGGACCACACAGAGAGTGGAAAGGAATGCCAGCGCTGGGACCTGGATGATCCGCACAAACACCTGCACCACCCCaagag ATACCCTGACAAGGGCCTGGATGATAACTACTGTAGGAACCCAGACGGACGCCACAGACCCTGGTGCTTTACCACAGATCCAAACACACCCTGGGAGTACTGCAACATCAAAGTTTGTG AAACAACTCCTACAAGTGACGTGGTGGAAACAACCGAGTGTTACCAGGGCAGAGGAGAGGGTTACAGGGGGACGGTAGACGTGTTGCCAACTGGACTCATCTGCCAACGCTGGGACTCTCAGTATCCCCATAACCACACATTCATACCTCAAGCCTACCCCTGCAA GGACTTGAGAGAAAACTACTGCCGGAATCCAGATGGCCGAGAATTCCCATGGTGCTTCACTACGGACCCAAGAGTCCGCACCATGTTCTGCACCAACATCCCTCAGTGCGGCACCCGAAACAAGCCTGGCAGCG ACTGCTATGAaggttttggagagaattaccAGGAAGAACAGTCGAGGACTAGATCAAACCTGCCCTGTACTCCCTGGAGAGTCAACAG TGGTGAGAGGGGCATGCTGACGGCTGGTCTGGAGGGAAACTACTGCAGGAACCCTGATAAAGACAAACATGGCCCCTGGTGTTACACCAACAACTCTGCCATTCCCTGGGACTACTGCAATGTAAAGCCAT GTGATGCTTCGCAGAACACCATTCCACTGG GTGAGCTATCCTCTGTGGGGTGTTTTGTCCATAAAACAACCAGGATCGTGGGAGGAGGTCCGGTGGGCATATCAGACGGCAGCTGGATGGTCAGCATACAGAGAGG GTCGCAGCACTGGTGTGGGGGTTCATTAATACGAGAGGAATGGGTACTCACTGACAGACATTGCTTCTCCTCATG TGTTCCAGACCTCAGTGAATATCGGGTGTGGCTGGGAGTCTCAGATCTTCAAGATGGTGCTCCAGACTGGTCCAGGAGACAGGAAGTGAGCATAGCTCATGTGATATGTGGTCCTGAGGGCTCCAGTTTAGCCCTCATAAGGCTGTCCAA GCCTGCCCTTCCTGCAGACAATGTGCATACACTTCAGCTACCCGTGGCTGGGTGCTCCATCCCAGAAGGAAAAATATGTAAAATGTATGGATGGGGCGAAACAAAAG GCACTGGCCATGATGACGTGCTGAAAGCTGTTGACCTGCCCATTGTCAGTAATGTGAGGTGCAGAGAGATGCACAGAGGGAACCTTCACATCACCAACACCAAGATCTGTGCAGGAGGCAGGAGGAATGAGGGAGTGTGTGAG AGGGATTACGGCGGCCCTCTTGTGTGTCAGGACGGTGAGATCAGGGTTATTGTTGGAGTGAGCGTCCATGGCAGAGGCTGCGCTCGGGCAAACCAGCCTGGCATCTTCATCAATGTGCCCTTCTACACACAGTGGATCTACAAGGTGTTcaaacattaccctaaccctgagACTCAGTAG